In Thiospirochaeta perfilievii, a single window of DNA contains:
- a CDS encoding FecR domain-containing protein, whose product MKRIITILLFLMCSFAIYSQTGVLKNIKGKVEISKDGSNSWVKATEGMSVELSDTISTGFGAAATLDLGNSKVALKPLTRMSVDMFLETSNKVSTSLFLQVGSVEAEVDSSNIKQSFQVQSPYSTASVRGTKFDFDGRKITVKEGTVALFVGKPKRIIQKAIVQRKKEKKKAEEAQALEEKQAAEATGDATLQEEEPALEDEEPALEEQPELSEDFLQEIEQEVASQQSDFSDDGAIFVKQGQSVQVVVELTPTKKTEKKKPKDGEEKEEEASIITDKDEIVSNSTVIADTSVAKSTPKSGSESEAETETPEVFVPPVTKPTRTDITIIWE is encoded by the coding sequence ATGAAAAGAATTATAACCATACTGTTATTTTTAATGTGTAGTTTTGCTATTTATAGCCAAACAGGTGTGCTTAAAAATATTAAGGGTAAGGTCGAGATAAGTAAGGATGGCTCAAATAGTTGGGTTAAAGCTACAGAGGGTATGTCTGTAGAGTTAAGTGATACTATTTCTACAGGTTTTGGAGCCGCAGCAACCCTGGATTTAGGTAACTCGAAGGTCGCGTTAAAACCACTTACAAGAATGAGTGTCGATATGTTCCTAGAGACTAGTAATAAGGTCTCAACTTCCCTGTTTTTACAGGTAGGCTCTGTAGAGGCCGAGGTTGACTCGTCTAATATTAAACAGAGTTTTCAGGTTCAGTCTCCATACTCTACAGCTTCGGTTCGTGGAACCAAGTTTGATTTTGATGGTAGAAAAATCACTGTAAAAGAGGGTACAGTTGCCCTTTTTGTGGGAAAACCAAAAAGAATTATTCAAAAAGCGATAGTTCAAAGAAAAAAAGAGAAGAAAAAAGCTGAAGAGGCCCAGGCCTTAGAAGAGAAACAGGCCGCGGAAGCAACAGGGGATGCTACTTTACAAGAAGAGGAACCAGCTTTAGAAGATGAAGAACCAGCTTTAGAAGAGCAGCCGGAACTAAGTGAGGATTTTTTACAGGAAATAGAGCAAGAAGTTGCTAGTCAGCAGTCGGATTTTAGTGATGATGGAGCAATTTTTGTAAAACAGGGTCAAAGTGTTCAGGTTGTTGTAGAGTTAACTCCTACTAAAAAAACAGAGAAGAAAAAACCTAAAGATGGGGAAGAGAAGGAAGAGGAAGCCTCTATTATAACAGATAAGGATGAAATTGTATCAAACTCTACAGTAATTGCAGATACATCTGTTGCAAAATCTACTCCAAAGAGTGGGTCAGAGAGCGAGGCGGAGACAGAAACACCAGAGGTTTTTGTTCCACCAGTAACAAAACCAACCCGGACTGATATAACAATAATCTGGGAATAA
- a CDS encoding nucleotidyltransferase domain-containing protein, with translation MRLTSFEIMSIKNTFKETFENGSIYLFGSRVDDKKRGGDIDLYLCPTKVFQDERKKKIEFLIKLQSLIGEQKIDVVVSKDKNRLIEQEALKKGIEL, from the coding sequence ATGCGTTTAACATCATTTGAAATTATGTCCATTAAAAATACATTTAAAGAAACTTTTGAAAACGGTAGTATATATCTTTTTGGCTCCAGAGTCGACGATAAAAAAAGAGGTGGAGATATCGATTTGTATCTGTGTCCTACTAAAGTATTTCAAGATGAAAGAAAGAAAAAGATCGAATTTCTAATAAAACTACAATCACTAATTGGTGAACAAAAAATAGATGTTGTTGTTTCTAAGGATAAAAATAGACTAATTGAGCAGGAAGCTTTAAAAAAAGGAATTGAGTTGTGA
- a CDS encoding DEAD/DEAH box helicase has product MEYTENDIKTYLGDIIFYRAKDYFNKNKVLIVAPEQKAYHGEVLGSGGQIYSVEVGYDGYHNCSCPYNGPCKHIGAVLLELLQIEQEVENFDPVEEFRHYETLKSQDLEEFNKEMFNDSSWRGINKNNNGRESSFKVQFQIVCSNTNKPLIKAVLRYIKKDGDLGRTENFSYSKNITDITSNSEAVLNYLQLKMDYQESLHTCLPLLQYQEQDIVYKDSIVNIKSFNRVEVNFTPHIKTNHNVTFTPLFNLYNGDELLAAKIPLRDIEPSPGRITVFDKNSKTILVNNSFNMINKFFIKIDNLFALFYKDITLLKEKFDDSTNIIINFNLKGIKSYTLKPVPVLKLREGYSGVELDIYFRYKNEELHINSSKDISKPVIETDYIEVLERDYMFEDLFLAYLNKIISGLKPAYNWEKHNYYYSGFLDRFIQLYGKTLVDDGVILNVDKKDITVSKGTLGYSVENKIDWFDIKLYLKDENGISTPITANTINSSIIKASSGYFLLDKESIKSVDSIKRQAEVKNDQILVNKNNFNMVDFLYNNKTDNSNKALEKQYKIQKSLKNFSGIEEQKITKGFKGKLRDYQKAGYNWLQFLHKNSLNGCLADDMGLGKTVQTLALLQSLKDQNKFKTSLLVVPVVTMGNWEKECEKFTPEIVIEKHEGSKRVKDIDYLKEFDLIIVSYHTLIRDIELFSSHIWYYLILDEAQYIKNPKTKLNKGIRSIKAEHRLSLTGTPVENSTTDLYSQMEFLNPGILGKLEKFNKEYAKPIDKNGNSDIETELSKRVNPLILRRKKEDVLKDLPEKEIVVQYIEMGSKQKKLYNSYKKSIRDEVVGIIKEKGIEKSTISILDALLKLRQIALFPQLISDEYKKTESCKMDTLKIMLQDIIADGHKVLIFSQFVKTLEIIELWLNESKLEYSKITGKTKDRTKEIDNFNNSNKVFLLSLKAGGVGINLTSADYVILFDPWWNPAVENQAIDRCYRIGQKNKVFAYKMIVKDTVEEKIIELQNKKKELAEGLVSAESGIIKSLTKDDLMGLFQ; this is encoded by the coding sequence TTGGAATACACAGAAAACGACATAAAAACATATCTTGGAGATATAATATTTTACCGAGCAAAAGATTATTTTAACAAAAACAAAGTACTTATTGTTGCCCCTGAGCAGAAAGCATACCATGGAGAAGTTCTAGGAAGTGGTGGTCAAATTTACAGTGTAGAAGTTGGATACGATGGCTACCATAACTGTTCTTGTCCATATAACGGGCCATGTAAGCATATAGGTGCTGTATTGTTAGAACTATTGCAAATTGAACAAGAGGTCGAAAACTTCGATCCAGTAGAAGAGTTTAGGCATTATGAAACTTTAAAATCCCAGGATTTAGAAGAATTTAACAAAGAGATGTTTAACGATTCAAGTTGGAGAGGGATAAATAAAAATAATAATGGAAGAGAGTCTAGTTTTAAGGTTCAATTTCAGATTGTATGTTCCAATACAAACAAACCTTTAATAAAAGCCGTTCTTCGTTATATAAAAAAAGACGGTGATTTAGGACGGACTGAAAATTTTAGTTATTCTAAAAATATTACAGATATTACAAGTAACTCAGAAGCTGTTCTAAACTATTTACAATTAAAAATGGATTATCAGGAATCCCTTCACACCTGCCTCCCCCTATTGCAATATCAGGAACAGGATATAGTATATAAGGATAGTATAGTTAATATTAAAAGTTTTAACCGTGTAGAAGTTAACTTTACTCCCCATATAAAAACTAATCATAATGTAACATTTACACCGCTATTTAACCTTTATAATGGAGATGAGTTATTGGCAGCTAAAATTCCATTAAGGGATATAGAGCCTAGCCCTGGACGTATAACAGTATTTGATAAAAACAGTAAAACAATACTAGTTAACAATTCCTTTAATATGATTAATAAATTCTTTATAAAAATAGATAACTTATTTGCTCTTTTTTACAAAGATATTACCCTTTTAAAAGAAAAATTTGACGATTCTACTAATATTATTATTAATTTTAACTTAAAAGGAATAAAGAGTTACACTTTAAAACCTGTTCCTGTATTAAAACTAAGGGAAGGTTATTCTGGAGTAGAGTTAGACATCTATTTTAGATATAAAAATGAGGAATTACATATAAATAGTAGTAAAGATATATCAAAACCGGTAATAGAAACTGATTATATAGAGGTCCTAGAGCGGGATTATATGTTTGAAGATCTATTTTTAGCTTATCTAAATAAAATTATTTCCGGATTAAAACCAGCATACAACTGGGAAAAACATAACTACTATTATTCTGGTTTTTTAGACCGTTTTATTCAGCTATATGGAAAAACTTTAGTTGATGATGGTGTAATTTTAAATGTGGATAAAAAAGATATAACAGTTTCTAAAGGAACATTAGGTTATAGTGTTGAGAACAAAATAGACTGGTTCGATATTAAACTATACTTAAAAGATGAAAATGGTATTAGTACACCTATTACAGCTAATACTATAAACTCATCAATAATTAAAGCCTCTAGTGGTTATTTTCTACTAGATAAAGAGTCCATAAAAAGTGTTGATTCTATTAAACGTCAAGCTGAAGTTAAAAATGACCAAATACTTGTAAATAAAAATAATTTTAATATGGTTGATTTTTTATATAATAATAAGACAGATAACAGTAATAAAGCCCTAGAGAAGCAGTATAAAATACAAAAGAGTCTTAAAAATTTTAGTGGAATAGAAGAACAAAAAATAACAAAGGGTTTTAAAGGGAAACTAAGAGATTATCAAAAAGCAGGTTACAACTGGTTGCAATTTCTACACAAAAATAGTCTAAATGGTTGTCTTGCCGATGATATGGGGCTAGGAAAAACAGTACAGACATTAGCTTTACTACAGAGTTTAAAAGATCAAAACAAATTTAAAACATCCCTTTTAGTTGTTCCTGTTGTAACAATGGGTAACTGGGAGAAGGAGTGCGAAAAATTTACTCCTGAAATTGTAATAGAGAAACACGAAGGCAGTAAAAGGGTTAAGGATATAGATTATTTAAAAGAGTTTGACTTAATAATAGTAAGTTACCACACTTTAATTAGAGATATTGAACTATTTTCTAGCCATATTTGGTACTACTTAATTTTAGATGAAGCCCAATATATAAAAAATCCTAAAACAAAGCTTAACAAAGGTATTAGATCCATAAAAGCAGAGCATAGGTTATCCTTAACAGGTACACCTGTTGAGAATTCAACTACAGATTTATATTCTCAAATGGAATTTTTAAATCCTGGTATTCTTGGAAAGCTTGAAAAATTTAATAAAGAGTATGCTAAACCCATAGATAAAAATGGAAATAGTGACATTGAAACCGAGTTATCTAAAAGAGTAAACCCTTTAATTCTTAGAAGAAAAAAAGAGGATGTATTAAAAGATTTACCAGAAAAAGAGATAGTAGTCCAATATATCGAAATGGGCAGTAAACAAAAAAAATTGTATAACTCTTATAAAAAGAGTATTAGAGATGAGGTTGTTGGTATTATTAAAGAGAAGGGTATTGAAAAATCCACAATTTCCATATTAGATGCACTTTTAAAATTAAGGCAGATAGCTTTATTCCCCCAATTAATTAGTGATGAATATAAAAAAACAGAATCCTGTAAAATGGATACTCTAAAAATAATGTTACAGGATATTATAGCCGATGGACATAAAGTTTTAATTTTTTCTCAGTTTGTAAAAACCTTGGAAATAATAGAACTGTGGTTAAATGAATCCAAGTTAGAGTACAGTAAAATTACAGGGAAAACAAAGGATAGAACAAAAGAGATAGATAATTTTAATAATAGTAACAAAGTGTTTCTACTTAGCCTAAAAGCTGGTGGTGTAGGTATTAATTTAACAAGTGCCGACTATGTAATACTTTTTGACCCATGGTGGAACCCTGCTGTAGAAAATCAGGCTATTGATCGTTGTTACAGAATAGGGCAAAAAAACAAAGTTTTTGCATATAAAATGATTGTTAAAGATACTGTAGAAGAGAAAATAATTGAACTTCAGAATAAAAAAAAGGAGTTAGCCGAAGGTTTAGTCTCTGCCGAATCCGGAATTATTAAATCTTTAACAAAAGATGATTTAATGGGGTTATTCCAATAG
- a CDS encoding Rpn family recombination-promoting nuclease/putative transposase, whose product MYFLDVKTDYAFKKVFGSLENKDILISFLNSLIDFPNNRYITSLEIVDPYNIPMLKGMKDTYVDVKALLDNGTMVIIEMQILNHSGLEKRILYNVAKNYSVQLTQAEDYTLLNPVIALTIVDFDMFPDTQSVVSRFKLLEKESFINYADDIELIFIELPKFKKQLENLKNIKDQWIYFIKNAGSLEYVPESLSPTVKQALNVVNTAGFSKEELEIQHKRKEFIFIQNASIDKATKDGLKKGIKKGIEQGIEKRDIVIVKNMYNSGSTINYISEITGLDQDKIKQYLNKKVN is encoded by the coding sequence ATGTATTTTTTAGATGTTAAAACAGATTATGCTTTTAAAAAGGTTTTTGGTAGCCTAGAGAACAAGGATATATTAATAAGCTTTTTAAACTCCCTTATAGACTTCCCCAATAATAGGTATATTACTAGCTTGGAAATAGTAGATCCATACAATATCCCAATGTTAAAGGGTATGAAGGACACTTATGTAGATGTAAAAGCTCTATTAGATAATGGTACTATGGTAATAATAGAGATGCAGATTTTAAACCACTCTGGTCTAGAAAAAAGAATACTATACAATGTGGCTAAAAACTACTCTGTTCAGTTAACCCAGGCAGAGGATTATACACTATTAAACCCTGTTATAGCTTTAACAATTGTAGATTTTGATATGTTCCCAGATACCCAAAGTGTAGTTTCCAGGTTTAAACTACTAGAGAAAGAGTCATTTATTAATTATGCAGACGATATCGAGCTTATATTTATCGAGCTACCAAAATTTAAAAAGCAGTTAGAAAATCTTAAAAATATTAAGGATCAATGGATATATTTTATTAAAAATGCAGGAAGTTTAGAGTATGTTCCAGAATCATTATCTCCTACTGTAAAACAAGCCTTAAATGTAGTAAATACGGCAGGGTTTTCTAAAGAAGAACTAGAGATACAACATAAGAGAAAGGAATTTATATTTATTCAAAATGCATCAATAGATAAGGCAACTAAAGATGGACTAAAAAAAGGTATAAAAAAAGGTATAGAACAGGGTATAGAAAAACGAGACATAGTTATTGTTAAAAATATGTACAACAGTGGTTCAACTATAAACTATATATCCGAAATTACAGGCCTGGATCAGGATAAAATTAAGCAATACTTAAACAAAAAGGTTAATTAG